The Sandaracinobacteroides saxicola nucleotide sequence GCTGGCGCGGTCGGGGCGGCTGTTCGTGCGTGCGGTGATCGGCCTGGCGCTGGGCTTTGCGTTTTTCGTGGCGGACAATTTTGCCATGGCGATGGCGGATTTCGGCAGCCTGCCGCCGATCGCCGCCGCCTGGGCACCGTTTCTGCTGTTCCTGCTGGTGGGGGAAGCGGTGCTGTTCCGCACCGAGGAATGAGCGCCTTTGCCCGTGCCTTCCGCGTGGGGGCGCTGGGGCGGTTGGGGGCGGCGATCGACATTGGCGCGGTGCCGCTGCTGGTCTGGCTCTATGGGCTGGAGATTTACGCCGGCTATGCCATCGCTGCGGCGGCGCTGACGCTGGGGCTGGGCAGCCTGGACCTGGGCATGTCGGCGGCGGTGCAGCGGTTCGTGCCGCGGCTGACGGCGCCGCGGCGGCTGGTGGGGTGGGCGCTGGGCATCGGGGTGCTGCCGGCGCTGCTGTTGGGCGCGGCGGGGGCGGTGTTGGCGCCGACACCGATTTGGGCCGTTGTGGGACTTTTATTGCCGGTGGTGGTGGCAGGTGATCTGCTTGGTGCTGTTTTGCGGGCGAAACAGGATTTCACAGGTGATGTCATGCTGCGACTGTTCGCCGAACCTGGTCTGCGCGTGGGGTTGGCGGTGGCGGCGCTGCTGCTGGCGCCGGCAACGGCGCTGACGCTGTTGCTGGCGCATGGTGGCGCGGCGGTGGCTGTGGTGCTGCTGTTGCTGGCGCGGTTGCGGCGACAGATGGGGCCGGCGGGGGAGCGGGTTGCGGTGGTGCCGCTGCTGGCGCCGTTGCTGGGGCGGGGCCTGGCGCTGGCGCCGGGTGCGTTGCTGCGGCGGGCGCTGGCCGATGGGCCGCCGCTGCTGATGGCGGTGATGGTGCCGGCCGGCGCGGCCGGTGCGGCGGCGCTGTTCCTGTTCGCGCGCAAGCTGGCGTCGGTGCCGCAGCTGCTGCGGACGGTGATCGCCGCGGTGATGCCGTCGGTCGCGGCCGCGGCGGAAACGGGCGCGCGGCTGGCGTTGCTGGATGAGGCGCGACGGACGGCGTTGCGGCTGGGGCTGCCGCTGGGCCTGTTGATGCTGGCCTTGCTGCCGCTGCTGGCACGGGGGGCCTTGGCGGGGGCGGTGGTTCCGGGCGTGCTGCTGATCGGGGCGCGGACGGTGGAGGCGGTGCTGAGCCCGCACGCGGCGCTGGTGGAGGTGCTGGCGCCGCCGCGGGTGCCGCTGGCGATCAGTGGCGTGGGTGTGCTGCTTGCCGGCGGCATGTTGGTGCTGCTGCCGCTTGCGGTGCCGGCCGATGCCTTTGCCGCCGCGGTGTCGGTGGCGGTGGCGGCGGGGGCGTTGCTGTCGGCGATCGCGGCGCATCGATTGTTGCCGGGTGCGACCTTGTTGCCCGGGGGGCGGGGTGGCGGAACGGCGCGGGCGTCCTAAATTCGCCGTATTGCAACCATAGGGCGCGGTCATGACGATCTCTGCGACATTGCTGAAGGTGGCCCATGCGGCGCGGCCGGGCATCTGGAACCAGCGGCATCACCTGGACCGCATGACCCTGCGGCAACTGGTGGTGGCCTATTTCCAATATTATGCCATCCAGGCCTATCTGCTGCTGGCGGTGGTGAGCGCGGTGGTGGCGTTCTACAACCCGCCGTCGCTGCTGGCGGGCAGTGTGGCGGCGCTGTTCGTGGTGACGGCCTATCCGTTGATCTGGTATGCGCTGCATCGCTGGGTGCTGCACGGCAAGTGGATGTGGAAATCGCCGCTGACCGCGCGCACCTGGAAGCGCATTCATTATGACCATCACCAGGACCCCAATCACCTGGAGATCCTGTTCGGCGCGCTCTACACCACGCTGCCGACGATCGTGGTGGCGACGGTGCCGGTCGGCTGGCTGATCGGTGGGCTGGGGGGCGCTGCGGTGGCATTGTGCGCCGGGTTGCTGACGACCTGCGTCTATGAGTTCGTGCACTGCATCCAGCATCTGAGCTACAAGCCGAAGAACCGGGTGCTGGCGGCGATGAAGGCGCGGCACATGGCGCACCATTTCCATGATGAGAGCGGCAATTTCGGCATCACCAGCTTCTGGCCGGACCGGCTGTTCGGCACCTTTTATGAGCGGGAGCAGCGCAAGCTGAAGAGCGCGACGGTGTTCAACCTGGGCTATACCGACGAGGTGGCGCGGCATTACCCGTGGGTGGCGGCCATGTCGGACGGGGTGGCGAAGGGGCATCCGCGGCGGCGGGCGGCGGCAAACGAGGCGGCGAACGACAGCATGCCGGCAGACAGCGCGGCGTGACGGTTTCCATCCGCCCCGTCCTGAGCGGGGCAGACCGCAAGGCGTTCGTCGATCTGGCGTGGCGCATCTATGGCGATGATCCGGCCTGGGTGCCGCCGCTGAAGTCCGAGGTGCACGGGCTGATTGCCGAAAGGGGATCCAACCCCTGGTTCGAACATGGCGAGGCGGCCTTCTGGCTGGCGGAGCGTGACGGGGTGCCGGTGGGACGGGTGTCGGCACAGGTGGACCGGCTGGTGCAGGAGCGGCGGCCGGGGCTGGGGCAATGGGGGTTCTTCGACTATGTCGATGATCCATCGGTGGGCGCCGCGCTGATCGCGACGGCCGAGGCGTGGCTGCGCGGCAAGGGGATGACCATCGCGCAGGGGCCCTTGTCCTTGGGCATCTGGGACGAGCCGGGGCTGCTGGTCAGCGGCTTTGACACCAGGCCGACGGTGATGATGGGGCACCACCGCGCCTGGTTCGAGCGCGACGTGCTGGCGGCGGGCTATCGGGGCGTGAGGGACCTGCACGCCTGGGAGCTGGACATCAGCAAGCCCTTTCCGCCGCTGGTGCAGCGCATCGTGGCGGCGGGGGAGAAGGGCGGACGCATCCGCATCCGCGAGATCGACAAGGCGCGCTTTGCGCAGGAGGCGGCGCTGGTGCTGTCGATCCTGAACGAGGCCTGGTCGGAGAATTGGGGGTTCGTGCCGCTGACCGACGCCGAGGTGGCCTATGTCGGCAAGAAGCTGAAGCCGATCGTGTTCGCCGACCTGGTGCGCATCGCCGAATATGACGGCGAGCCGGTGGCCTTCATGATCACGCTGCCCGATGTCAACGAGCTGACGGCGGACCTGGATGGCCGGCTGTTTCCGTTCGGCTGGGCGAAGCTGTTGTGGCGGTTGCGCAAACCGAAGGTCAGCCGCATGCGCGTGCCGCTGATGGGGGTGCGGACGCATTTGCAGGGGACGCGCGCGGCGTCGATGATGGCGTTCATGATGATCGAGTATATCCGGCGGGCGTCGGTGGCGAATTATGGCGCGACGCGGGGGGAAATCGGCTGGATCCTGGAGGACAATGAGCCGATGCGCAGCATCGCCAAGGCGATCGACAGCGAGATCAGCCGCACCTACCGGATTTTCGAAAAGCCGCTCTGACCCTGCTTGCCGGCGGGGCCGGGCCGGGGCATCCTGAGGCCCTTGTGGTGAGGGAGGCGTTGATGCGGTTTCTGTCTGGATTGATGGCGCTGTGCCTGACGCTGCTGGCGGCAGTGCCGGCGGCGGCGGAGGCGCTGCTGTTGCGCAACGTGCGGGTGCTGGACGTGGTGGCCGGGCGGCTGGGGCCGGCGACCGATGTCAGCGTGCGCGACGGGGTGATCCAGCGCATCGCGCCCGGGCAGGCGGCGGACGGCGCCCGGGTGATCGATGGCCGTGGCGGCACGCTGATGCCGGGCCTGATCGATGTGCATGTGCACATGATGTTCAACGCCTTCGGGCCGGCGGACCTGGGGCGGGACGACCTGACGCCGGACAGGATCGCCGCCGCCGCGGGGGCGCAGGCGCGGGCGATGCTGTTGCGGGGGTTCACCGCGGTGCGCGATGTCGGCGGGCCGGTGTGGCCGTTGAAGGCCGCGATCGACGCGGGGAAGGTGCCGGGGCCGCGCATCTGGCCATCGGGCAACATGATCAGCCAGACCAGTGGCCATGCCGACCTCAGGGCGCGCGACGAGCCGTCGCGGCGGTTCAGCGGCAAGCTGAGCCGGGTGGAGAAATTCGACATCGGGATCATCGCCGACGGGCGTGACGAGGTGCTGACGGCGGTGCGCGAGAATCTGCGGATGGGCGCCAGCCAGATCAAGATCAGCGCGGGTGGCGGGACCTCATCCGAATATGATCCGCTGGATGTGACGCAATATACGCTGGATGAGATGAAGGCGGCGGTCGAGGCGGCGGACGATTGGAACACTTATGTGACAGTGCACGCCTATACGCCGAAATCGGTGCGGCGGGCCATCGAGGCGGGGGTGAAGTGCATCGAGCATGGCCAGCTGCTGGACGAGGCGACGCTGAAGCTGATGGCCGAGAAGGGCATCTGGCTGTCGGGGCAGAATCTGGTCGCGACCACCGAGGCGATGGACGCGGGGCGGCGCGAGAAGCGGCGGCCGGTGATCGAGGGGCAGGACCGGGTGTGGCCGATGGCGAAGCGGCTGGGGGTGAAGCTGGCCTGGGGCACGGATTTCCTGTTCGAGCCGGACCTGAACGCGCAGCAGAATGCCTATATCCTGAGGCTGAAACCCTGGTTCACGCCGGCGGAGATCCTGAAGCTGGTGACGCATGACAATGCCCAGCTGCTGGCGCTGTCGGGGCCGCGCACGCCCTATCCGGGCAGGCTGGGCGTGGTGGAGCAGGGGGCGCTTGCCGACCTGATCCTGGTGGACGGCAACCCGCTGGCGAACATCGACCTGCTGGCGGCGCCGGCGACGAAATTCTCGATGATCATCAAGGGCGGCGAGGTGGTTCAGAGCCTGATCAAGTAGCGGCGCGAAGCTGCACCCAGGCGGGGGCGTGGTCGCTGGCCTTGTCCTCGCCGCGGGTGTCGGCATCGACGCCGGCGTCCGCCAGGCGGTCCGCGGCAGCGGGCGACAGCAGCAGGTGGTCGATGCGGAAGCCCCAATTCTTCTGCCAGGCGCCGGCCTGATAGTCCCAATAGGTGTAGCAGGGGCTGTGCGGGTGACGGGTGCGGATCGCGTCGGTCCAGCCCTGGGCGAGCAGGCGGCGGAAGGCGGCGCGGCTTTGCGGCTGGGTCAGCGCGTCGTTCGCCATCATGGCGGGGCGGGCGATGTCGATCGTCGCATCCGTGGGGATGACGTTATAGTCGCCGAGCAGGACGGTGGGGGTTTCGAGCGCGAGCAGCTGCGCGGCGTGGGCGTTGAGGCGTTCCATCCAGGCCAGCTTGTAGTCGAACTTGGGGCCGGGCTGCGGGTTGCCGTTGGGGAGGTAGAGGCAGCCGAGGCGGATGCCGGCGACCTCGGCTTCGAGGTAGCGGGCCTGTTCGTCGCCGTCGTCTCCGGGCAGGCCGGTTTGCGTGGGCGTGATGGCGGTGCGGGCGAGGATGGCGACGCCGTTGAAGCCCTTTTGACCGTGCGCGGCGACCTGCCAGCCGGCGTCATTCAGCGCCGCGACAGGGACATTGTCGGTCTGGCACTTGATTTCCTGGAGGACGACGATGTCGTTGCCGCTGTGGCCGAGATAGTCGAGCAGGCGGGGCAGGCGGGCGCCGATGCCGTTGACGTTGTAGGTGGCGATCCTCACACCGAGAAGCTGGTGCCGCAGCCGCAGTTGGAGGCGGCGTTCGGATTCTTCACTTGGAAGGCGGCGCCGCCGAGCGACTCGACATAATCGACGGTCGCGCCTTCGACGAAGGGCAGGCTGACACTGTCGACCAGCAGGCCAACGCCGTCGGTGGTGACTTCGGTATCGTCGTCGGTGGCGGCGTCATCGAGGCCGAACTTGTACTGGAATCCGGCGCAGCCGCCGCCATCGACGGAAAGGCGGAGCTTGAGCCCGGTCTTGCCTTGTCGTGCCGCGATGGTCGCAACGCGGGCCGCGGCGGCGGGGGAGAGGGCGATGCTCATGGCGGCTAGATAGGCGTTGCGCGCGGTGGCGGCAAGCACGGGGCGTTCTGGGCGGCGTTATTGCGCCTTGGCCCGTTGCGGCCCGACGCCGTTACTGCGCGTCGGCAAGCTGCGGGCCGACGCGGCTCTGCTGCATGGCGAGGACGAAGCCGGTGGCGTCGAGGAAGGGCCGCGGGTTGACCTGGCGGCCATCGACATGAACCTCGAAATGCAGGTGGGTGCCGGTGGAGCGGCCGGTGGAGCCCATGGCGCCGATGGTCTCGCCGACATTGACGCGGTCCCCGACCTGGGCGCGGATGCGCGACAGGTGGGCATAGCGGGTCATGATGCCGCGGCCGTGGTCGATGTCGATGGTGTTGCCATAGGCGCCGAACCAGCCGGCGCGGACCACGGTGCCGCCGGCGCTGGCGCGGATCGGTTCGCCGTGCGCGCCGGCCATGTCCACGCCCTGGTGGTTGGCGGCGCCGCCATGGAAGGGGTCGTAGCGGAAGCCGAAGCCGCTGGTGTAGCTGAAGGAGGCGACCGGCATGAAGGAGGGCAGCGCGGTCATCGCGTCTTCGAGCTGCGAGACGCGCTGCCAGTTGACGAACAGGTCGGCAAAGCGCGGGTCGGCGCCGCCGGTGGCGGGGACATAGGGCCCGCCCATGCCGAGGCGGCCGCGGGCGGCGAAGCTGGATTGCGCGACGAACCGGTCGGCGTTGAGGCCGAGGCGGGCGAGCAGCGCTTCGGCATCGCGCAGGCGGGTTTCGGCGGTGGCGGCGGCCTTGTCGACGAAGGCGAGCTGCGCGGCTTCGAGTTCGGCGAAGGGTTTCAGCACGCCGGCTTGGGAGGGATCGATGGCGGTCTTGCCGCGACCCAGGCGGGGCAGCATGTTGGCGAGTGCATCGGGGCGGGTCTTGCCGGTGAGGAGGCCGGCGAGGAATTGCTGGCGCGCCTCGATCCGTTCGGCGGTGGTGGCGACGGTGCCCTGGAGCGCGGCGGTGTCGGCCTTCATGGCGGCGATCTGCGCCTGCATGGCGGCCAGTTCGGCATCCTTGGGACTGGGAGCCACCATGGTGGCGGTCGAGAGGCTCATCCACCCGGCCACCAATGCAGTCATCGTCATTGCCATTGCTTGCGTACCCGATCCGACCCTTATGTCGCGGGTTTTGCTGGCGCTGTGCAGGATGATCCGCCGTTCGGGCAGGATGCGGGACAACCATTCGTCGGCCCGTTTCCAGGCACCCCGGTTTGGCATGTCCACGCGTTCGACCCTCTTGTGCAGTTCAGCGTGCGCCAAACCCTCGACCCATTGATATTCCCGTTGCGGTTGTCCGCTTGGTTGGGGGTCAGAAAGCATCATGCGGCGGGGCTGCCAAGCGGAAGATACCAGCCCGGCGTCAGACCGGCCTGAAGCCGCGCTGAATCGTTGAACGGGGGCTTAACCATGCCGCGAAAGTGTCGCTGGACGAGGGCATGGAAAGCGGCCTGTGGCGGGGTTTTGGCACGGTCACAGACGAATCGGAACCAGCGGTTGCCGATGGCGACATGGCCGATTTCATCGGCCAGAATGCGGGTTAGGATCGAGACGACGCGCTCATCTCCGACGGCCGCGAATCGGGCGATCATGGCGGGTGTGACGTCGAGGCCGCGGGCTTCGAGCACCTGGGGCACGATGGCCAGGCGGGCGGCGAGGTCGTGGCGGGTGTCGTGCGCCGCCTGCCACAGGCCGTCATGGGCGGGGAGGTCGCCATAGTCGCCGCCGCTGGTTTGAAGCCAGCGGTGCAAGAGGTTGAAATGCTGGGCTTCCTCGTCGAGCACCAGCACCCAGTCGTCGGCGAAGGCGGGTGGCATTGGGGGCGCGAATCGGCCGAGCATGTCGGCGGCGAGGTCGATGGCGTTGAGTTCGATATGGGCGAGCGCGTGCAGCATGGCGAATCGGGCGCGGGGGCTGCCGGCGCGGCCCCGGCGCGGCATGCGGCTGGCGGGGAGCATTGCCGGTCGCGCCGGCCGGGCCGGCGAATCGGGGAGCGGCGCCGTGCCCGCGAGGGTGAGGGTACCCGCCCGCCAGGCCGCCGCGAGCGCCCGGGCGGCATGCGCCGTGGCCGCCGCATCGCCGGTGGCGAGCACCCCGGCGGCCACGGCGGCGAGGCTGGTCATGGCAGCGCGCGGGCGGCGGCCAGGACGGCGTCGGCGTGGCCGGGCACCTTCACCTTGCGCCAGATCTGGGCGATGCGGCCATCGCGGCCGATCAGGAAGGTGCAGCGTTCGATGCCCATGTAGGTCTTGCCATACATGGATTTCGCCACCCAGGCGCCGAAGGCTTCGGTCACTTCGCCCTCGTCGGCGCCGAGGGTGATGGTGAGCTTGTGCTTGGTGGCGAACTTGCCGTGGCTGGTGACGCTGTCCTTGGAGACGCCGAGGATGGCGGTGTCGGCGGCGGCGAAGTCGCCCGCGAGCGCGGTGAAGGCGACGGCCTCGGTGGTGCAGCCGGGGGTGTCGTCCTTGGGGTAGAAATAGAGCACCAGCTTGCGGCCGGCGAAATCGGCGCTGGTGATCGGTCCCGAAGGGCCGGCGAGGGTGAAGGCGGGGGCGGGGTCTCCGACGGCGAGGATCATGCGGTCTCTCCTGACTGGAAGGTGGTGGCCCATGCGGCAAGGACCTGCTGCCGGGCGAGAGTCAACGCCGATTTCACCGCGGCGAAACCAGGGAGGCCGAGGGCGCGGGCCAGCAGCAGCCCGGTGGCGGCGGAGGGTGCGGCGCCGTCGCCCGCGGGCATGACGAGCCGCAGCAGGACGAGGAGGCGCATCAGCACGCCATGCGCGTCGGCGAGTTCGGGGGCGACGGCGGCGATGGCGCGGTCGAGCTGCGGCGGGATGGGCGCGCCACGCAGCAGGGCGCGGGTCTGGACAATGAACTCCAGGTCGACGAGACCGCCGCGCATCAGTTTCAGGTCCCACGGGCCGGCGGCGGGTTTGTGCCTGGCGATCTCGCGGCGCATCGCCATCGCCTCGCGCGGCAGGGTGGCGGGATCGCGCGGCTGGGCGACGATGGTGTCGATCATCGCCTGGGCCGCGGCGACGGCGGCGGCGTCGGCGCCGAGGGGCCGGGCGCGGGTGAGGGCCATATGCTCCCAGCTTTCGGCCTCGGCGGACTGGTAGGCGGCGAAACTGTCGAGGCTGACGGCGAGCAGGCCCTGCGCGCCCGACGGGCGAAGGCGGGTGTCGATGTCGAACAGGCGGCCGGCGGCGGTGGCAACGCTGAGGTCGGCGATCAGGCGCTGGCCGAGGCGGTTGAACCAGGCGGTCGCGGAGAGGGGTGCGGGGCCATCGGATTCGCGGCGGAAATCGCCGCTGAACAGCAGCACAAGGTCGAGGTCTGACTGGGCGGTAAGTGCCTGGCCGCCCCAGCGGCCGAGCGCGAGGATGACCAGATGGCAGCCCGCGCAGCGGCCGTGCCGCGCGGCAAAGCGCGCGCTGGCGGCGTCTGCCAGGCGCAGCACCGCGGCGTCGGCGATGGCGGCGAGGGTGGCGGCGGCGTCGAGCGGGTCGATGGCGGCGTCCAGCAGGCGGACGCCGAGCAGGAAGCGGCGTTCGGCGGCCCAGCGGCGGACGCGGTCGAGCAGGGCCTCGCCATCGAGGTTGCGGGTGGCGAGCGCGAGTTCGGCCTGTGCCTCGGCGGGGCCGGGCAGCGGCGGCGGCGGGTCCAGGAGCGTGTCGATCAGGCCGGGATCACGCGCGAGGGCGTCGGCGAGCAGCGGCGTGGCGGTCAGCAGGCGGGCGAGCAGGGTGACGAGCGGCGGGTGGGCGGAGAGCAGGCCCCAGAACTGCACGCCCGAGGGCAGCGCCCGGATGAAGCTGTCGAGGCGGAGCAGGCCGGCGCGCCCCTGCTTGCCGCGCGCGACCGCGGGCAGCAGGGTGGGGAGCAGGATTTCGAAGCTGCGGCGCGCCTCTGGCGCGCGGAGCGCGCGCGGCCGGCCGGCGCGCCAGCCCGCCAGCAGGCTGCGCACCAGCGGCGGGTCGGCAAGGCGGGCTTTGGCGAGCCAGCGGTCGAGGGCGTCGCTGTCGTGCGGCAGGCGGGGTTTGCGGTCGCCGTCCTCGGCAACGAGGCGGTCGTAAGCGCGGGAGACGGTGCGGGTCAGTGGCAGCAGGGCCGATTCGAGGGCACGCCAATGGGGGGCGCCGGCCAGCCCGGCGACGGCGGCGCGCGCGGCGGCGAGGCGCGGGATGCTGTGGGTCTGGGCGTCGTCGAGCATCTGGAGCCGGTGTTCGAGGGTGCGCAGGCGGCGATAGGCGTCGGCCAGCGTGGTGGCGTCATCGGAGGTGATGCGGCCGGCGGCGGCGAGGGCGGGGAGGGCATCGAGCGTGGCGGGGGCGCGCAGGCTGTCGTCCCGCCCGCCGAAGATCAGCTGGTGAATCTGGGCGAAGAACTCGATTTCGCGGATGCCGCCGCGGCCGCGTTTCAGGTCATAGCCGGGGCCGGGTTTTTGGCCCTCGCTGTAATGGTCGCGGATGCGGTGGCTGACATCGCGGATGTCGGCGATGGCGCTGAAATCCAGGGTGCGGCGCCAGACGAAGGGCTCGATGTCGGTGAGGAAGGCACGGCCGAGCGCGGTGTCGCCGGCGGCGGCGCGGGCGCGGATGAAGGCGAGGCGTTCCCAGGCGAGGGCCTGGGATTGATAATAATGCAGGGCGGCGTTGAGCGCGAGGCTGGCGGGCGTGCTGTCGGGATCGGGGCGGAGGCGGAGGTCGACGCGCAGGGCATAGCCGTCGGCGGTGCGTTCGGAGAGGATGGCGGCGATGCGGCGGACGAGGCGGACCGCGGCTTCGCCCGGTTCTTCGGTGGGGCGGCGGGGCAGGGTGTCGGGATCGTGGATGAAGATTAGGTCGATGTCGCTGCTGTAGTTGAGCTCGTGGCTGCCCATCTTGCCGAGGGCGAGCGCGGCGAGGCCGGCGGGGGACGAATCACGCTCCGCGAAGGCGGCGGTGATGGCGGCGTCGAGTGCGCTGTCGGCGAAGCGGGTGAGGGCAGCGGTGACGGTTTCGAGCGGCCAGAGGCCGGCGAGGTCGGCCAGGGCGACGGTAAGCGCGACGCCGGCACGGGCGTGGCGGACGGACGGCAGGGGATGGGCGGGGTCGAGGCGGGCGAGGGCGGTGGTGAGGGCGGCCTCGGGGCCGTCGGTCGTCAGCGTGTCGAGGAGGGCGGTTTCGCGGCGGATGAGGCCGCGCAGGAAGGGCGAGTGGCTGTTGGCGCGGTGAATCGCGTCGGGCAGGCTCACAGGTGCAGCATGCCCGCCATGACGGGGACGCAGGGGCCGCCGACGGTGACGGCATTGGGGCCGGCCTCGACCTCGATCAGCGACGGACGACGGACGTGGCGGCCCTGGTGGAGGGTGAAGCGGGTCTCGGCCGGGTCCAGCGCGTTCAGCCAGGCGCCGAGTGCGGCGGCGGCGCTGCCGGTGGCGGGATCCTCCGTAACGCCGGCGAGCGGGGCGAACATGCGCACCTCGATATGGTCGGTGTGCCGGGCGTAGAGGTGCAGGCCGAGGAGGCCGGCGGACTGGCCGATGTTGCCCTCCGCGGCCTCGAAGGCGGCGACGTTGCAGCGGGCGCGGGCGAGCGCGTCGGCGCCGACTTCGGCGATCAGGAACTCGGCGCCGACCGAGGCGAAGCGGGGCGGGTGGCGGGTGGTGAGGATGTCGGCGGGGTCGAGACCGGCAAGCGCCGCGACGCGGACGGGATCGACGATGGTGCCCAATGCCAGCGGGCGGGGGGCGCGGACGGTGGCGCCGGTGATGGCGCCGGCTTCGCGCCTGATGGTGACGGGAACCAGGCCGGCGGCTTCCTCGAAGATCATGCGGTCGGGGACGGGGCGGCCGAACAGCGTGCCCAGGCGGGCGAGGACAAAGCCGGTGCCGACATTGGGGTGGCCGGCGAAGGGCATTTCCTCTTCGGGCGTGAAGATGCGGACATGGGCGGTGTTGGCGGGGTCGGTCGGCGGGAAGACGAAGGTCGATTCGGCGTAGTTGAACTCACGCGCGATGGCCTGCATCGCCGCCGTGTCCAGCCCGCGCGCATCGGTGATGACGGCGAGCGGGTTGCCGGCGAAGCGGCTGGTGGTGAAGACGTCGACGGTGGTGAAGGGAAAATCGGGCATCGCCGCGCTATACCAGATCGTCGGGCACGAACCAGCTTGGCCGGGCGAAGGCGCGGGCCTTGGTGATCTGGTGCGGGACGATGAAGCCCTGCCGCTCCTCCGGCTTGCGGGCGGCGTTGGCGACCGCCTGCTCCCGCCAGCTGTCGAGCGCGGTTTCGGGCGCGATGGAATCGCGTTGCAGGAGGTCGTGCCACAGCGCGTCGCGGAAGGCGCCGACGGCCCCGGGTTCGTGCCAGAGGAAGCCGGTTTCGGTGTCCCAGCGGAAGCTGCGGCCGTTGATGTTGGCGGACGAGATGAGCGCGCTGTGGTCGTCGGCGATGAGCAGCTTGCTGTGCACATGGATCATGCCGCTGCCGAAGCCGACACCGCGGCCCTCTTCATATTCGGCGATCTCATCCGGCCGGGCGCGCTGCTGCTGGGCGAGCGAGAACAGGCCGACGCGGCGCGGGATGCGGCGCCGCAGGTGACGGATGGCGCGCATCTGGAGCCATTCGCCATGGCGGTGCGGCGCGCGGCGGTCACCGTCGAAGGCCACCTCCTCGGGCGCGTTGGGCAGCAGGATGATGACCTGGAGCGCCGGGCATTGCCGGGCCCGTTTGACGATCCAGCGGGCGACGCGGCGCAGGCGGAAGAATTGCGCCTCGATATAGAGGATCGTCTCGGCGCTGTTGATGAGGCGGCGGTGGGCCTCCTCGATCTCGGTGATGCGGCGGATGGGGCCGACTGCCCAGGCGACGGGGTTGCGGCGGGATTGCGTGCGGACGAGCTGCACCCGGGCGTTGCCGCTGGCAGGCGGGGCGGGGGCGGGCGTGCAGGGCGTGAAGACGATGTCCGGCGCCTCGCCCGCCATCCAGTCCTTCAGCCGCTGCGGCAGCCGTTCGCTTTCCATTTCCCACAGGCGGCAGAAATGCTGGTGGAAATCGGCGACGACCGGCCCGGTGACGCGGGCCGACAGGTCGTGCCAGCTGTCGCCGACGCGGCGGCGGTGGCGGCGGTCGTCCCACCGGCGTTCGTCGATGTCGAGGCCGCCGACGAAGGCGGTGTGGCCGTCGACCACGGCGAATTTCTGGTGATAGGTCGCTGGCCACAGGCGCGGCAGGTGGCGCCAGGAGGTGGGGCGGCGCCAAGGGCTGAGGCCGGGGATGAAGGCGTCGGCGGCCAGCGATGCCAGCGTGCGGCGGGCAAAGAACCAGACGGGCAGGCGGGCGAGATGACGGAACAGGCCGCCGAGCTCGCCCTCATGCTGGACGACCAGCACCTGCATGTGGGTTTCATGGGCATCGCGGGTGAGGGCGTGCAGGGTTTTCCAGGTCCGCCAGCTGTCGGCGTGCAGGCGTTGCCCGAGCGTCGGTTCGAAATCGCTGAGGAGGAGGCGTACGGTGAGCCCGCGGTGGGCGGCGTCCGCGAGCAGTTCGCCCCAGGTGGCGAGGCCGGCGGCCGTCGCCTCGGGCGAGCGGGTCTTGGTGTCGGGATCGAGGATGCGGAAGGCGAGGTTCAGGCTGTGCGTGGCGCCGAGGATGGCGGCTTCGAGCGCCGGGTAGAAGGCGGCGGCCAGCACCAGCGGCTCGACGGCGCAACCGGCGCGGGGGGGATAGGGGGCATCGGGGCCGCTGCCCGGAGGCAGGAAGAGGGCGGGGGTCATGGGGTGACGGCGACGTTGTCGAGCAGCCGGACGCCTTCGATCCGGGCAGTGGCGAGGAGGCGGGCGGGACGGTCGAGCGTGTCGAGCGGTTCGAGGCTGTTGGCGTCGGTGAGGGCGACATAGTCGACACTGTCGAAGCCGCCG carries:
- a CDS encoding ferritin-like domain-containing protein — its product is MTSLAAVAAGVLATGDAAATAHAARALAAAWRAGTLTLAGTAPLPDSPARPARPAMLPASRMPRRGRAGSPRARFAMLHALAHIELNAIDLAADMLGRFAPPMPPAFADDWVLVLDEEAQHFNLLHRWLQTSGGDYGDLPAHDGLWQAAHDTRHDLAARLAIVPQVLEARGLDVTPAMIARFAAVGDERVVSILTRILADEIGHVAIGNRWFRFVCDRAKTPPQAAFHALVQRHFRGMVKPPFNDSARLQAGLTPGWYLPLGSPAA
- a CDS encoding peroxiredoxin codes for the protein MILAVGDPAPAFTLAGPSGPITSADFAGRKLVLYFYPKDDTPGCTTEAVAFTALAGDFAAADTAILGVSKDSVTSHGKFATKHKLTITLGADEGEVTEAFGAWVAKSMYGKTYMGIERCTFLIGRDGRIAQIWRKVKVPGHADAVLAAARALP
- a CDS encoding bifunctional [glutamine synthetase] adenylyltransferase/[glutamine synthetase]-adenylyl-L-tyrosine phosphorylase encodes the protein MSLPDAIHRANSHSPFLRGLIRRETALLDTLTTDGPEAALTTALARLDPAHPLPSVRHARAGVALTVALADLAGLWPLETVTAALTRFADSALDAAITAAFAERDSSPAGLAALALGKMGSHELNYSSDIDLIFIHDPDTLPRRPTEEPGEAAVRLVRRIAAILSERTADGYALRVDLRLRPDPDSTPASLALNAALHYYQSQALAWERLAFIRARAAAGDTALGRAFLTDIEPFVWRRTLDFSAIADIRDVSHRIRDHYSEGQKPGPGYDLKRGRGGIREIEFFAQIHQLIFGGRDDSLRAPATLDALPALAAAGRITSDDATTLADAYRRLRTLEHRLQMLDDAQTHSIPRLAAARAAVAGLAGAPHWRALESALLPLTRTVSRAYDRLVAEDGDRKPRLPHDSDALDRWLAKARLADPPLVRSLLAGWRAGRPRALRAPEARRSFEILLPTLLPAVARGKQGRAGLLRLDSFIRALPSGVQFWGLLSAHPPLVTLLARLLTATPLLADALARDPGLIDTLLDPPPPLPGPAEAQAELALATRNLDGEALLDRVRRWAAERRFLLGVRLLDAAIDPLDAAATLAAIADAAVLRLADAASARFAARHGRCAGCHLVILALGRWGGQALTAQSDLDLVLLFSGDFRRESDGPAPLSATAWFNRLGQRLIADLSVATAAGRLFDIDTRLRPSGAQGLLAVSLDSFAAYQSAEAESWEHMALTRARPLGADAAAVAAAQAMIDTIVAQPRDPATLPREAMAMRREIARHKPAAGPWDLKLMRGGLVDLEFIVQTRALLRGAPIPPQLDRAIAAVAPELADAHGVLMRLLVLLRLVMPAGDGAAPSAATGLLLARALGLPGFAAVKSALTLARQQVLAAWATTFQSGETA
- a CDS encoding PhzF family phenazine biosynthesis protein, which translates into the protein MPDFPFTTVDVFTTSRFAGNPLAVITDARGLDTAAMQAIAREFNYAESTFVFPPTDPANTAHVRIFTPEEEMPFAGHPNVGTGFVLARLGTLFGRPVPDRMIFEEAAGLVPVTIRREAGAITGATVRAPRPLALGTIVDPVRVAALAGLDPADILTTRHPPRFASVGAEFLIAEVGADALARARCNVAAFEAAEGNIGQSAGLLGLHLYARHTDHIEVRMFAPLAGVTEDPATGSAAAALGAWLNALDPAETRFTLHQGRHVRRPSLIEVEAGPNAVTVGGPCVPVMAGMLHL